In Felis catus isolate Fca126 chromosome C2, F.catus_Fca126_mat1.0, whole genome shotgun sequence, a single window of DNA contains:
- the SNRK gene encoding SNF-related serine/threonine-protein kinase isoform X4, protein MLVCGQPPFQEANDSETLTMIMDCKYTVPSHVSKECKDLITRMLQRDPKRRASLEEIENHPWLQGVDPSPATKYNIPLVSYKNLSEEEHNSIIQRMVLGDIADRDAIVEALETNRYNHITATYFLLAERILREKQEKEIQTRSASPSNIKAQFRQSWPTKIDVPQDLEDDLTATPLSHGTVPQSPARAADGVLNGHRSKGLCDSAKKDDLPELAGPALSTVSPASLKPTAGGRKCLFRVEEDEEEDEEDKKPVSLSTQVVLRRKPSVTNRLTSRKSAPVLNQIFEEGESDDEFDMDENLPPKLSRLKMNIASPGTVHKRYHRRKSQGRGSSCSSSETSDDDSESRRRLDKDGGFTYSWHRRDSGEGPPGSEGDGGGQGKPSDGGGGADKASPSESGAGGGSPAGGSGGKPTGTSGSTRRCAGPGPGELVQSLKLMSLCLGSQLHGGARYILDPQGGLPFSSVKVQEKSTWKMCISSTGGAGPAPGAGGVKFFSDHVADGAAELERIKSKNLKNNVLQLPLCEKTISVNIQRNPKDGLLCASSQASCCHVI, encoded by the exons ATGTTGGTGTGTGGACAGCCACCCTTTCAAGAGGCCAATGACAGTGAGACGTTGACCATGATCATGGATTGCAAATATACAGTACCATCCCATGTGTCCAAAGAGTGTAAAGa CCTGATCACACGGATGCTACAGAGAGATCCCAAGAGAAGGGCCTCCTTGGAAGAGATTGAGAATCATCCTTGGCTTCAAGGAGTGGACCCTTCGCCAGCCACAAAGTATAACATCCCCCTTGTGTCATACAAAAACCTCTCGGAGGAGGAACACAACAGCATCATTCAGCGCATGGTGCTCGGGGACATAGCGGACCGAGACGCCATTGTGGA AGCCCTGGAAACCAACAGGTACAACCACATCACGGCCACATACTTCCTGCTTGCTGAAAGGATCCTGAGggagaaacaagagaaagaaatacaaaccaGATCTGCAAGCCCTAGCAATATCAAGGCCCAGTttag GCAGTCGTGGCCAACCAAGATCGACGTGCCCCAGGACCTGGAGGATGATCTCACGGCCACTCCTCTGTCCCACGGGACCGTCCCTCAGTCTCCTGCTCGGGCTGCCGACGGCGTCCTCAACGGCCACAGGAGCAAAGGCCTGTGTGACTCGGCCAAGAAAGACGACCTCCCCGAGTTGGCCGGACCGGCGCTCTCCACGGTGTCACCTGCGAGCTTGAAGCCCACGGCCGGCGGGCGCAAGTGCCTGTTCCGGGTGGAGGAGGAcgaagaggaagatgaggaggacAAAAAGCCCGTGTCCCTCTCGACGCAGGTGGTTCTGCGCCGGAAGCCCTCGGTCACCAACCGGCTGACGTCGAGGAAGAGCGCGCCCGTCCTCAACCAGATCTTTGAGGAAGGGGAGTCCGACGACGAGTTCGACATGGATGAGAACCTGCCTCCCAAGCTGAGCCGGCTGAAGATGAACATCGCCTCCCCGGGCACCGTGCACAAGCGCTACCACCGCAGGAAAAGCCAGGGCCGCGGCTCCAGCTGCAGCAGCTCGGAGACCAGCGACGACGACTCCGAGAGCCGCCGGCGGCTGGACAAAGACGGCGGCTTCACCTACTCCTGGCACCGGCGGGATAGCGGCGAGGGGCCCCCCGGGAGCGAGGGCGACGGCGGCGGCCAGGGCAAGCCgagcgacggcggcggcggcgcggacAAGGCCAGCCCGAGCGAgagcggcgcgggcggcggcagCCCCGCGGGCGGCTCGGGGGGCAAGCCCACGGGCACGTCGGGCAGCACGCGCCGCTgcgccggccccggccccggggaGCTGGTCCAGagcctcaaactcatgagcctcTGCCTGGGCTCGCAGCTGCACGGCGGCGCCAGGTACATTCTCGACCCGCAGGGCGGCTTGCCGTTCTCCAGCGTGAAGGTGCAGGAGAAGTCCACGTGGAAGATGTGCATCAGCTCGACGGGGGGCGCGGGGCCGGCCCCCGGCGCGGGCGGCGTCAAGTTTTTCTCCGACCACGTGGCCGACGGCGCCGCGGAGCTCGAACGGATAAAGAGCAAGAACCTGAAAAACAACGTGCTCCAGCTACCTCTGTGCGAAAAGACCATCTCT
- the SNRK gene encoding SNF-related serine/threonine-protein kinase isoform X3, with protein sequence MSAAVGKPGARAARALGPCVFLTRVSSGGQLSEDIWSLGVILFMLVCGQPPFQEANDSETLTMIMDCKYTVPSHVSKECKDLITRMLQRDPKRRASLEEIENHPWLQGVDPSPATKYNIPLVSYKNLSEEEHNSIIQRMVLGDIADRDAIVEALETNRYNHITATYFLLAERILREKQEKEIQTRSASPSNIKAQFRQSWPTKIDVPQDLEDDLTATPLSHGTVPQSPARAADGVLNGHRSKGLCDSAKKDDLPELAGPALSTVSPASLKPTAGGRKCLFRVEEDEEEDEEDKKPVSLSTQVVLRRKPSVTNRLTSRKSAPVLNQIFEEGESDDEFDMDENLPPKLSRLKMNIASPGTVHKRYHRRKSQGRGSSCSSSETSDDDSESRRRLDKDGGFTYSWHRRDSGEGPPGSEGDGGGQGKPSDGGGGADKASPSESGAGGGSPAGGSGGKPTGTSGSTRRCAGPGPGELVQSLKLMSLCLGSQLHGGARYILDPQGGLPFSSVKVQEKSTWKMCISSTGGAGPAPGAGGVKFFSDHVADGAAELERIKSKNLKNNVLQLPLCEKTISVNIQRNPKDGLLCASSQASCCHVI encoded by the exons ATGTCGGCCGCCGTGGGAAAACCGGGAGCGAGGGCGGCCCGGGCCCTTGGCCCTTGTGTTTTTCTCACACGTGTTTCTAGTGGTGGTCAACTTTCGGAAG ATATTTGGAGTCTGGGAGTGATCCTTTTCATGTTGGTGTGTGGACAGCCACCCTTTCAAGAGGCCAATGACAGTGAGACGTTGACCATGATCATGGATTGCAAATATACAGTACCATCCCATGTGTCCAAAGAGTGTAAAGa CCTGATCACACGGATGCTACAGAGAGATCCCAAGAGAAGGGCCTCCTTGGAAGAGATTGAGAATCATCCTTGGCTTCAAGGAGTGGACCCTTCGCCAGCCACAAAGTATAACATCCCCCTTGTGTCATACAAAAACCTCTCGGAGGAGGAACACAACAGCATCATTCAGCGCATGGTGCTCGGGGACATAGCGGACCGAGACGCCATTGTGGA AGCCCTGGAAACCAACAGGTACAACCACATCACGGCCACATACTTCCTGCTTGCTGAAAGGATCCTGAGggagaaacaagagaaagaaatacaaaccaGATCTGCAAGCCCTAGCAATATCAAGGCCCAGTttag GCAGTCGTGGCCAACCAAGATCGACGTGCCCCAGGACCTGGAGGATGATCTCACGGCCACTCCTCTGTCCCACGGGACCGTCCCTCAGTCTCCTGCTCGGGCTGCCGACGGCGTCCTCAACGGCCACAGGAGCAAAGGCCTGTGTGACTCGGCCAAGAAAGACGACCTCCCCGAGTTGGCCGGACCGGCGCTCTCCACGGTGTCACCTGCGAGCTTGAAGCCCACGGCCGGCGGGCGCAAGTGCCTGTTCCGGGTGGAGGAGGAcgaagaggaagatgaggaggacAAAAAGCCCGTGTCCCTCTCGACGCAGGTGGTTCTGCGCCGGAAGCCCTCGGTCACCAACCGGCTGACGTCGAGGAAGAGCGCGCCCGTCCTCAACCAGATCTTTGAGGAAGGGGAGTCCGACGACGAGTTCGACATGGATGAGAACCTGCCTCCCAAGCTGAGCCGGCTGAAGATGAACATCGCCTCCCCGGGCACCGTGCACAAGCGCTACCACCGCAGGAAAAGCCAGGGCCGCGGCTCCAGCTGCAGCAGCTCGGAGACCAGCGACGACGACTCCGAGAGCCGCCGGCGGCTGGACAAAGACGGCGGCTTCACCTACTCCTGGCACCGGCGGGATAGCGGCGAGGGGCCCCCCGGGAGCGAGGGCGACGGCGGCGGCCAGGGCAAGCCgagcgacggcggcggcggcgcggacAAGGCCAGCCCGAGCGAgagcggcgcgggcggcggcagCCCCGCGGGCGGCTCGGGGGGCAAGCCCACGGGCACGTCGGGCAGCACGCGCCGCTgcgccggccccggccccggggaGCTGGTCCAGagcctcaaactcatgagcctcTGCCTGGGCTCGCAGCTGCACGGCGGCGCCAGGTACATTCTCGACCCGCAGGGCGGCTTGCCGTTCTCCAGCGTGAAGGTGCAGGAGAAGTCCACGTGGAAGATGTGCATCAGCTCGACGGGGGGCGCGGGGCCGGCCCCCGGCGCGGGCGGCGTCAAGTTTTTCTCCGACCACGTGGCCGACGGCGCCGCGGAGCTCGAACGGATAAAGAGCAAGAACCTGAAAAACAACGTGCTCCAGCTACCTCTGTGCGAAAAGACCATCTCT